A single region of the Lathamus discolor isolate bLatDis1 chromosome 13, bLatDis1.hap1, whole genome shotgun sequence genome encodes:
- the CBX2 gene encoding LOW QUALITY PROTEIN: chromobox protein homolog 2 (The sequence of the model RefSeq protein was modified relative to this genomic sequence to represent the inferred CDS: inserted 3 bases in 2 codons; deleted 4 bases in 2 codons; substituted 1 base at 1 genomic stop codon) — protein sequence MVLTGTATPRRNTLYYIVTHSQNRTPHQIHSRSRIRTRTRAAPQPPAPAPRGPAGTAPDPSLTSPTAARSPAGTLGXRERDPPGPPPAQSPGPPAPLSRSAARAGRGGVARRQXLPPFPHRHHQAPPPASHWPVGNLGSPPPKLPAPLPSRCRRARTRRXGGGGGGGGGGEAGARARGRHRGRARGLPLCVCVRGTGAMEELSSVGEQVFAAECILSKRLRKGKLEYLVKWRGWSSKHNSWEPEENILDPRLLLAFQKKEHEKEVQNRKRGKRPRGRPRKHVEPEMPVKTKSSSSSSSTSSSSSSSDEEDESDLEAKRGSRSRETHPVPQKKAQILVAKPELKDSSRKKRGRKPLPPEQKAARRTVNLTKVLKTSRKEVGSSNKLMGKLQPQHGTQGSGMALLKDPPGTLAGLSSGGSSAENLPNMMKSGSTSPNRAISWQSSIVHYMNRMSQSQNSAESSPLGRLALKAQAASKSGLGLDLKMRNQKASGELGLSTQGPKSAKALSSSAGGDQKSGFAAGSQALHNGSKMPASSSGSGSQPASSQELNLQALNLQSVKNGPNVASGSSVPRHLCTALSKGTGGATAASTGAGGVKGSTAGAGLNAASSGSGGDSSKSKKQTHRAGDRDLAKGGAAGTQDGHAAAESRKPAALSEMSTGDETSSDSDRDSASFPGVGQNMSVSIQTSQDWKPTRSLIEHVFVTDVTANLITVTVKESPTSVGFFNLRQY from the exons ATGGTGCTTACGGGTACCGCCACCCCCCGCCGAAACACGCTTTATTATATTGTAACCCACAGCCAGAACCGGACCCCGCACCAGATCCACAGCCGGAGCCGCATCAGAACCCGAACCAGAGCCGCGCCACAGCCGCCTGCTCCGGCTCCGCGGGGACCGGCGGGGACTGCCCCCGACCCCAGCCTGACCTCCCCCACAGCCGCTCGGTCCCCGGCTGGGACCCTCG TGCGGGAGCGGGACCCCCCCGGTCCCCCCCCGGCACAAAGCCCCGGTCCCCCCGCCCCATTGTCCCGCTCCGCCGCGCGCGCAGGAAGAGGAGGGGTCGCGCGCAGACAATGACTCCCCCCTTTT CCCCACCGCCACCATCAAGCCCCGCCCCCCGCTTCCCATTGGCCAGTGGGGAATTTGGggagccccccccccaaactacCCGCCCCCCTTCCCTCCCGCTGCCGGAGGGCGCGCACGCGgcg tgggggggggggcggcggcggtggtggtggtgaggcgGGAGCGCGCGCGCGTGGCCGCCATCGGGGGCGCGCCCGGGGGCTccccttgtgtgtgtgtgtgcgt gggACCGGGGCCATGGAGGAGCTGAGCAGCGTGGGAGAGCAGGTCTTCGCCGCCgagtgcatcctcagcaagcGGCTCCGCAAG GGCAAGCTGGAGTACCTGGTCAAGTGGCGGGGCTGGTCCTCCAA GCACAACAGCTGGGAGCCCGAGGAGAACATCCTGGATCCACGACTCCTCCTGGCTTTCCAAAAGAA GGAGCACGAGAAAGAAGTGCAGAATCGGAAGAGAGGCAAGCGGCCCAGGGGCAGGCCCAGGAAACACGTG GAACCAGAGATGCCTGTAAAAACTAAGTCAAGTAGCTCTTCTTCCTCcacatcctcctcttcctcctcctctgatgAAGAGGATGAAAGTGACCTGGAAGCAAAGAGAGGTTCCCGCAGCAGAGAGACTCACCCGGTACCACAGAAGAAAGCTCAGATCCTGGTGGCAAAGCCCGAACTGAAGGACAGCTCCAGGAAGAAGCGTGGACGAAAACCTCTTCCCCCGGAGCAGAAAGCAGCTCGAAGGACAGTGAACCTGACAAAGGTGCTCAAAACATCCCGGAAGGAGGTGGGCAGCAGCAACAAGCTGATGGGgaagctgcagccccagcacggCACACAGGGTTCGGGCATGGCCCTGCTGAAGGACCCACCAGGCACCTTGGCTGGGCTTAGCTCGGGGGGGTCGTCAGCAGAAAACCTGCCCAACATGATGAAGAGCGGCTCCACCAGCCCAAACCGAGCCATCAGCTGGCAGAGCTCCATCGTGCACTACATGAACAGGATGTCCCAAAGCCAGAACTCGGCCGAGAGCTCGCCCCTGGGCAGGCTGGCGCTcaaggcacaggcagccagtAAAAGCGGCTTAGGGCTGGACTTAAAAATGAGGAACCAGAAAGCATCTGGAGAGCTTGGGCTGAGCACGCAGGGACCCAAGAGTGCCAAGGCtctgagcagcagtgctggaggggACCAGAAGTCAGGGTTTGCTGCAGGAAGCCAAGCACTGCACAATGGCAGTAAGATGCCTGCAAGCTCATCCGGCTCCGGCTCCCAGCCGGCCTCCAGCCAGGAGCTGAATCTCCAGGCTCTAAACCTCCAGAGTGTCAAAAATGGGCCGAACGTGGCCAGTGGGAGCAGCGTTCCCCGTCACCTCTGCACTGCCTTGTCCAAAGGCACTGGTGGTGCCACAGCTGCAAGCACAGGTGCCGGTGGTGTGAAAGGCAGCACAGCGGGTGCTGGGTTGAATGCTGCCAGCTCGGGCTCAGGGGGGgacagcagcaagagcaagaAGCAAACACACCGGGCAGGAGACAGGGACTTGGCCAAGGGCGGTGCAGCCGGCACACAGGATGGGCACGCGGCAGCGGAGAGCCGCAAGCCAGCAGCACTGTCCGAAATGAGCACAGGCGATGAGACCAGCTCGGATTCGGATCGGGATTCAGCTTCCTTCCCAGGAGTGGGTCAGAACATGTCTGTCTCCATCCAGACCAGTCAGGACTGGAAACCCACCCGCAGCCTGATCGAGCACGTCTTTGTCACCGATGTCACCGCCAACCTGATCACGGTGACGGTCAAGGAATCCCCCACCAGCGTTGGGTTTTTCAACCTACGGCAATACTGA